The following are encoded in a window of Oncorhynchus mykiss isolate Arlee chromosome 31, USDA_OmykA_1.1, whole genome shotgun sequence genomic DNA:
- the LOC110504350 gene encoding cyclic nucleotide-gated cation channel-like, translating to MTGQVLGEGTELASQRLSVKTWLDEECERADSNLSHLSRGQSICDDTSSELQRMAVIDRRGLTSQNSFRGRGAMSRLVSMVVTLREWAHKSLVEEQERPDSFLERFRGPDLQAPPSRISQSRPDAEPTDHNDHIHTKSPGMLILSPADNIYYHWLLIISTAVLYNWCLLVARACFDELQTSGAIVWLVLDYLCDGLYILDTAVRLRTGFLEQGLLVKDLSKLRDSYLKTVQFKLDLLSILPTDLFYLSLGIHTPLLRFNRLLRFNRMFEFFDRTETRTSYPNAFRITNLVLYILVIIHWNACMYYSFSKALGLGSDSWVYPNQTTLSRGYIYCLYWSTLTLTTIGETPPPVRDEEFLFVVFDFLVGVLIFASIVGNVGAMISNMNATRAEFQSRIDQVKHYMQFRHVSRDLEHRVIRWFDYLWTNQKAVDEQEVLKSLPNKLRAEIAINVHLETLKKVRIFQDCEAGLLVELVLKLRPQVFSPGDYICRKGDIGKEMYIIKDGRLAVVGDDGATQLAMLTSGSCFGEISILNIRGSKMGNRRTANIRSLGYSDLFCLSKRDLTEALSDFPHARTQLEQRGRDILRKEGLLDEVGGDSLGVEEMEEKVEKLEACVDRLQTQLARLQMEYATAQQRLKQRITALEHSVGTTVTVGSGFLSDADGNESGGDDGARSEINIRL from the exons ATGACGGGGCAGGTGTTGGGTGAGGGTACTGAGCTGGCGTCTCAGAGGCTGTCAGTGAAGACATGGCTGGACGAGGAATGCGAGAGAGCAGACAGCAACCTGAGTCACCTGAGTcg AGGCCAGTCTATTTGTGATGACACGTCGTCAGAACTACAACGGATGGCTGTCATTGACCGGAGAGGACTCACCTCCCAGAACTCCTTCAGAGGGAGAGGAGCCATGTCAAG gttggtcagcatggtggtgactTTGAGAGAGTGGGCTCATAAGAGTTTGGTTGAGGAGCAAGAGAGACCTGATTCGTTCCTGGAAAGGTTCCGAGGCCCTGATCTGCAGGCTCCGCCCAGCAGGATCAGCCAATCACGACCGGATGCTGAGCCCACTGACCACAACGACCACATACACAC TAAGAGTCCAGGTATGTTGATATTATCTCCAGCTGATAATATCTATTACCACTGGCTCCTGATCATCTCGACTGCTGTGCTCTACAACTGGTGCCTCCTGGTGGCCAG GGCATGCTTTGATGAGCTTCAGACGAGTGGTGCCATCGTGTGGCTGGTGTTGGACTACCTGTGTGACGGTCTCTACATCTTGGACACAGCCGTCAGGCTACgcacag GTTTCCTGGAGCAGGGTCTGTTGGTGAAGGACCTCTCTAAGCTGAGAGACAGTTATCTGAAGACGGTTCAGTTTAAACTAGACCTGTTGTCTATCCTGCCTACTGACCTGTTCTACCTATCTCTGGGAatacacactcctctcctccgctTCAACAGACTGCTGCGGTTCAACCGCATGTTCGAGTTCTTCGACCGTACAGAGACCAGGACCAGTTACCCCAACGCCTTCCGCATCACTAACCTGGTCCTTTACATACTG gTGATCATCCACTGGAACGCCTGTATGTACTACTCCTTCTCCAAGGCCCTGGGACTGGGGTCTGACTCCTGGGTGTATCCCAACCAGACAACTCTGTCGCGGGGTTACATCTACTGCCTCTACTGgtccaccctcaccctcaccaccATAGGAGAGACACCGCCACCCGTACGAGATGAGGAGTTCCTCTTTGTGGTCTTTGACTTCCTG GTGGGCGTGTTGATCTTTGCCAGCATCGTGGGGAACGTGGGAGCCATGATCTCCAATATGAACGCTACGCGGGCAGAGTTCCAGAGCCGCATCGACCAGGTCAAACACTACATGCAGTTCAGACACGTCAGCCGTGACCTGGAGCATCGTGTCATTCGCTGGTTCGACTACCTCTGGACCAATCAAAAGGCGGTAGACGAACAGGAAGTTCTGAAGAGCCTGCCCAATAAACTGAGGGCTGAGATCGCTATCAATGTGCACCTGGAAACTTTAAAGAAG GTGCGTATCTTCCAGGACTGTGAAGCAGGCCTGCTAGTAGAGTTGGTATTGAAGCTGCGTCCCCAGGTCTTCTCTCCAGGAGATTATATCTGTCGTAAAGGAGATATTGGGAAGGAGATGTACATTATTAAAGATGGCCGCCTGGCGGTGGTGGGAGATGATGGAGCTACTCAGCTGGCCATGCTCACTTCAGGAAGCTGCTTCGGGGAGATCAG CATCCTGAACATCCGGGGCAGTAAGATGGGAAACAGGAGAACAGCTAACATCCGTAGCCTTGGTTACTCtgacctgttctgtctgtctaagaGAGATCTGACCGAGGCACTCAGCGACTTCCCTCATGCTAGAACCCAGTTGGAGCAGAGGGGGCGGGATATCCTCAGGAAGGAGGGGCTACTGGATGAAGTGGGAGGAGATAGCCTGGGAGTGGAGgaaatggaggagaag GTGGAGaagttggaggcgtgtgtggaTCGTCTCCAGACGCAGTTGGCACGTTTACAAATGGAGTATGCCACCGCGCAGCAACGTCTGAAGCAGCGAATCACGGCTCTGGAACACAGCGTCGGCACCACGGTTACCGTCGGAAGCGGTTTCCTGTCCGACGCCGATGGCAATGAGAGTGGCGGTGACGACGGAGCACGCAGTGAGATCAACATCAGACTGTGA